The window CGGAACAGCCGCTTCTCTGCTTCTGTTAACTTCGGTTCCACTGCCTACACCCAAAATAACCCCTCCATTACCAACTTTGAGCGGAACCTGAACCAGGAGTTTGCCTCCAGCATTAACTATAGTAACACTCTCCCCGGAACGCCTTTCAACATCAGTGCCCGTGCCAGTATGACTCAGAATATTGTGGATAAAACCGCAACTATTTTGCTGCCCGACATAGGGCTGAACATGCAGCGCCAGTATCCTTTCAGAAAACTGGGTAAAACCGGAAGAAGCTGGTGGGAACAAATAAACTTTTCCTATACAGGTGCGGCTACCAACCGTATCACCAATAAATTTCAAACTCCCACCGTTAGCAACGGCATACCTATTACCAATGCAGTAGCCAGGCCTAATAGTGAGGCGATTCCCCTGAATCTGGACAATGCTTCGTACCTGCTGCGAAATGCCAATAACGGTATCAGGCACTCTATTCCGGTTAGTACCACTGTTAACATATTTAAATACTTTGCGCTTTCGCCCTCTTTCAATTACCAGGAAGTCTGGTATTTCCGCAAGCTGCAGTATTCGGATTATGACAGGGCCACGGGAGGTATCAGGGTAGATACTGTTGATGGATTTAGCCGGGCAGGCAGCTGGAACTTAAGTGCGGGCTTAAATACCAAGATTTACGGTTTCTTTTATTTTAATAAAAGGAACCCGGAGCCCAAGGTGCAGGCCATCCGCCACCTGATGATCCCCAGCATCTCCTTTGGCTATGCACCAGACTTTGGTGATCCGCGCTACGGCGTTTACCAGAATGTGGTTATCAGAGAGGATGAGGAGGGGAATACTTTCTCCCAGCCACTTTCCATCTACGAGCGATTTGCCTATGGTGCTCCACAGTCGGGGCGGCAGGGCTCTATTGGCTTTAGCCTTACCAACAACTTTGAAATGAAGGTGCGGCAAAGAAGCGATACCGCTACTACCTATAAAAAGGTGCCCCTGCTGGAAAGGCTAAGCCTTAGCACCAGCTACAACACACTGGCCGATAGCTTGAAGCTGCAACCCATTTCCATTTCGGGTAATACAAGCATACTCAACAACCTGATCATGATTAACTTTGGGGGGCGGCTCAATCCTTACCTCTACCGGCTTGATTCTGTTAACAGGCGGGGCGATATCATTCAGTCAAGGGTAGATCAGTTTGCTATTACCAATGGCAAAGGGCTGGGTACGCTGGAGCAGGCATCGCTTGGCTTTAGCACCTCTTTAAGCTCTCAGGGTATCAAAGGTAACCCCAACCGGGATGCTGCAACACCTGCTTCTGCAGCAAATGCAAATCGCCGGGGTATGGAGGAGGATTTGGCCGATGGCGCACCAATTGGCGAAGAACTGGGCCAGACAGGCCTGGCTTACCGCTATTCCGACCCCAGCCAGTATGTGGATTTTACGCTGCCTTGGTCCCTGCGCCTGAATTACACCCTTAGCTATCAGAAAATGGGTTTTCTGGCAAGTACCATTACCCAGTCTGCCAACTTTAGCGGCGACCTTAAAATTACCGATAACTGGAAAATAGGCTACTCCAGTGGCTACGACTTCCGCCAGCATGAATTCACCGCCACCCGCATCAGCATATACCGCGATTTGCACTGCTGGCAAATGAATGTAAACTGGGTGCCCTTTGGCAGATTCCAGAGCTTTTCGCTTGATATCCGGGTAAAAGCTTCTATTCTGCAAGACCTTAAACTTAGCCGCCGCCGCAACTTCTGGGATAACTAGGGGGTATGAGGTATGAGGTATCGGGCGGTTCGCCGCTGCGGTATGAGCTTCAGGGGCCAGTGCAATAGAGCCGTAGCTTTGTTCGCATGACCTCCAAATACTTTATACCAGGTACAATATATTCTGAGCCCCTGCTCCGCTGGCAGTTTGTAATCTGACAGCAGTATAATCCTGGAACATTTTTTTATATTGTTGCCTGATGGCTGGAGTTCCTGGTCTGCTGCCGGCCGCTTATTTATATTTTCTACTATGATGAATTTTTTTTCCAAAGGGATTTTTAACCTGAATATTGGCGCCTGCCTGGTACTCATGCTTTTTTCAGTTAGTGCCTGCCGGCAGGGAAATCAGGAAGCTGAGGTTTCGGGTGCAGATGTTGAGGCTGATTCTATCGCCAGAATCAAGGAGGCCCCTGAGCCAGAGTATACAGAAGCTGAAAAAGATTCTGTGCTGCGCGTACGGGCGCAGGCGCTGGCAGAAACCTTTATTCTTGTAGATGGCCATGTTGATCTGCCCTATCGCCTGCAAAACAAAAAAGCTGACATTTCGCAACGCACAGAAGGGGGCGATTTTGACTGGGAGCGGGCAAAAGCGGGCGGTCTGGATGCGCCCTTTATGTCGATTTACATACCGGCCTCTTACGAGGAAAGGGGGGACGGCAGGGAGCTGGCCGACAGGCTTATTGCTATGGTAGAGCAGATAGCCAAGGATCATCCCAACAAATTTGCCCGCGCAAATTCTCCGGAAGAGATACGCCGTAATTTTGAAAAAGGGCTTATTTCGCTGCCCATGGGCATGGAGAATGGATCTCCGGTGGCTGGCAAGCTGGAAAACATTGATTATTTTTTTGAAAAAGGGATTCGCTACATTACGCTTACCCACAGCAAAAACAACCACATCAGCGACTCCTCCTACGATCCCAAAAAGCGATGGGGAGGCCTTAGTCCCTTTGGCCGGGAGGTTGTAAAGCGTATGAATAGGGTGGGCATCATGGTAGATGTATCGCACATATCAGACAGTGCCTTTTACCAGGTGCTGCGGATTACAGAGGCACCCGTGGTGGCCACTCACTCCTCTGCCCGCCGTTTTACCCCGGGCTTTGAAAGGAATATGTCGGACGATATGATCCGGGCACTGGCCCAAAACGGAGGAGTTATGATGGTGAATTTTGGCTCTTCATTTATCTCCGATGATTCCAGGAAGCTATGGGATCGCTCTAAAGGAATAGCGGAGCGCTGGGGTGAGCAGCAGGGGCTGGCTGCACAGGATGAGGCGGTCACCAAATACAGGGAAAAGTATTTTCATGAACAGGGAGGCCGTACCAACGTACAGGCGGTGGCAGATCATATAGACCATGTGGTATCGCTGGTGGGCATTGAGCATGTAGGCCTGGGTTCGGATTTTGATGGTGTGGGCGATACGCTCCCCGAAGGCCTGATAGATGTATCTGATTATCCAAACCTAATTTATGAGCTGCTAAAAAGGGGCTACAGCGAAGAAGACATTCAAAAAATATGCTCTGACAATGTGTTTAGGGTGTGGGAAGCAGTGGAAAAGATAGCTGAAAAATAGCCTTAGGCAGGGCTGGCAGCAGGTTGAACAGACAAATAGGGCCGACACTGTTTACAAAGTCTGGGAGCACCAAATATTTTGTGAGCAGGACAGGGGAGGATTTGTGTTTATCGAACAAGGGCAATATTGAAGACTTCAACAGGAGGAGAGGGCTGTAAGAGGGGGAGTTTTTTATCAAAGTTTATAAATAGATTCTTCTATGGACAGACGAAAGTTTATGGCAGGTGTACTCACTGCTACGCTGGCTGCACCCGTTGTATCCGCGCAAACATTATCATCAACCCAAAAAGGCAAAGAAAAAAAGCGGTATCAAAACGGAAAAAGCCCCTGGCCTATTTGTCTTGATACGGCTACGATACGTCCCGCCGAAGGGCTGGAAAAGAAAATGGAAATTGCCGCTGCAGCCGGTTATGATGCCATAGAGCCCTGGGATTGGGAATTAGAGGAGTATGAAAAGAATGGTGGAAACCTGAAGGAGCTGGCTAAGAAAATAAGGGACAAAGGTCTATTTGTGCCCAGTATGATTGGTCTGTGGGGCTGTATACCAAGAAATGAAGAAGAATTTCAAAAAAATTTGCCTGCTACCCGCAATCGCATGCGCATGGCCTCAGAAATAGGATGTTCACATGTGCAGGCAATTCCTAACGAGGTTGGCGAAAATTATGATCTAAGGTTTGTCTCCTCCTGTTACCGTAGGCTGCTGGAGATTGGTCTGAAGGATTACAACCTGATACCTTCGCTGGTGTTTGTGAATCTATTTCCGCTTAAGACCATGGGACAGGCTACGGCCGTCGTCCTGGATGCCAATCATCCTAAAGCCAAAATTATTCCAGATGTGTTCCACATGTACATCACCCATGGTGGTTTTGAAGGGTTGAAGCTTGTTAAAGGGGACCTGTTTGCCATTTTCCAGTTTAACGATGCCCCAAAAGGGATGAAAATTGAGGAGATGCAGGATAAACACCGCGTTTATCCCGGCGATGGGATTCTGCCGCTGCCCCAAATCTTAAAAGACCTGAAGGCTACTGGTTTTGAAGGCTGTATTTCGCTGGAGCTTTACAACGAAGAATACCACAAGCAGGACCTGCTGCAGGTGGCTAAAACAGGACTGCAGAAAACACTGGCTGTCATTCAAAAAGCTGGCGTTTAACCTTATTCTTTAGCCGTTGCCTTTACATACCATAATCTTTAAATGGTACTAAAAATAAAACCCCGCCAGTAATGGCAGGGTTTTATTTCTATTGCACTATTGGCCATAGGCTACTGCCTTAAAACAGCTTATCTGATCCAGCCCTCTACCTCTTCAGCAGTAGGGTTTTTTACGTCGTTGAGCTTCATTTTTTTGCGGGTACCGCAGATGTCGTTGAAAAGCTTGTTTGGAACACTGTTTTTGAGCTGTTCAATCGTAAGCACTTTCAGCTCACGTAAAATGGGGATCAATTCAGCACGTATCCCCTGATCGAGGTAATCCTGATCTGAAGCAAACTGCACCTTTTTCTCGGGACGCATTTGCGGGAAGAAGAGCACATCCTGAATGGAGTTGCTGTTGGTCATGATCATGCTAAGACGGTCGATGCCAATGCCCAGACCGGCTGTTGGCGGCATGCCAAACTCCAGCGAACGCAGAAAGTCTTCATCCAGCACCATGGCTTCTTCATCACCACGCTTGCCCAGCTCCAGCTGTTCCTCAAAACGCCTGCGCTGATCCAGCGGGTCGTTTAGCTCAGAGAAGGCGTTGCAGATCTCTTTGCCGTTGCAGATGGCTTCAAAACGCTCTACGAGACCTTCCTTATCGCGGTGGCGCTTGGCCAGCGGACTCATTTCTACGGGGTAGTCGGTAATAAAGGTAGGCTGAATCAGATTGGCCTCACACTTCTCCCCAAAGATCTCGTCGATGAGTTTGCCTTTGCCCATGCTCTCATCTACAGGCACGTGCAGCTGCTTACAAACATTGCGCAGGCCAGCCTCATCCATTTCTGAAATATCGATACCTGTAAAGTGCTCAATGGCCTCAAACATGGTAAAGCGTTTCCAGGGGCGCTGGAAGTCGATGGTGTGCTGGCCTACCTGTACTTTGGTGTCGCCGTGCAGGTCCATGGCTATGCGTTCTACCATTTCCTCTACCAGGTCCAT of the Flammeovirgaceae bacterium 311 genome contains:
- a CDS encoding hypothetical protein (COG1452 Organic solvent tolerance protein OstA), with the translated sequence MYKIVNFSQNLKALVFRKYVLLQLLFCVFSLSLWAQEQPRQDTPVLPTQENDTINIPQADSLQTDTLRVNLPATAQAQGDITTTINYNAKDSILFDAANRIVYLYGNAKIDYGDIKLEAAQITIDWTQSTLTAVGVTDSLGKEIGKPVFTQGAETFVTDNIRYNFKNRKATIRGVVTQQQEAYIHGNVVKKDADNQLYIRGARYTTCNLEHPHFYIEAGKLKMLPKDKIIAGPFHLRIADVPTPFGFLFGMFPVPRKRVSGVLIPTYGEERRRGFFLRDGGYYFAINDNIDLALTGEVYTKGSRGFQIASNYRQRYQYGGNFSLRFNRQNTGSERDDNVTNGFWVNWSHNPENRGRNSRFSASVNFGSTAYTQNNPSITNFERNLNQEFASSINYSNTLPGTPFNISARASMTQNIVDKTATILLPDIGLNMQRQYPFRKLGKTGRSWWEQINFSYTGAATNRITNKFQTPTVSNGIPITNAVARPNSEAIPLNLDNASYLLRNANNGIRHSIPVSTTVNIFKYFALSPSFNYQEVWYFRKLQYSDYDRATGGIRVDTVDGFSRAGSWNLSAGLNTKIYGFFYFNKRNPEPKVQAIRHLMIPSISFGYAPDFGDPRYGVYQNVVIREDEEGNTFSQPLSIYERFAYGAPQSGRQGSIGFSLTNNFEMKVRQRSDTATTYKKVPLLERLSLSTSYNTLADSLKLQPISISGNTSILNNLIMINFGGRLNPYLYRLDSVNRRGDIIQSRVDQFAITNGKGLGTLEQASLGFSTSLSSQGIKGNPNRDAATPASAANANRRGMEEDLADGAPIGEELGQTGLAYRYSDPSQYVDFTLPWSLRLNYTLSYQKMGFLASTITQSANFSGDLKITDNWKIGYSSGYDFRQHEFTATRISIYRDLHCWQMNVNWVPFGRFQSFSLDIRVKASILQDLKLSRRRNFWDN
- a CDS encoding membrane dipeptidase (COG2355 Zn-dependent dipeptidase, microsomal dipeptidase homolog), translating into MNFFSKGIFNLNIGACLVLMLFSVSACRQGNQEAEVSGADVEADSIARIKEAPEPEYTEAEKDSVLRVRAQALAETFILVDGHVDLPYRLQNKKADISQRTEGGDFDWERAKAGGLDAPFMSIYIPASYEERGDGRELADRLIAMVEQIAKDHPNKFARANSPEEIRRNFEKGLISLPMGMENGSPVAGKLENIDYFFEKGIRYITLTHSKNNHISDSSYDPKKRWGGLSPFGREVVKRMNRVGIMVDVSHISDSAFYQVLRITEAPVVATHSSARRFTPGFERNMSDDMIRALAQNGGVMMVNFGSSFISDDSRKLWDRSKGIAERWGEQQGLAAQDEAVTKYREKYFHEQGGRTNVQAVADHIDHVVSLVGIEHVGLGSDFDGVGDTLPEGLIDVSDYPNLIYELLKRGYSEEDIQKICSDNVFRVWEAVEKIAEK
- a CDS encoding xylose isomerase domain-containing protein (COG1082 Sugar phosphate isomerases/epimerases), which codes for MAGVLTATLAAPVVSAQTLSSTQKGKEKKRYQNGKSPWPICLDTATIRPAEGLEKKMEIAAAAGYDAIEPWDWELEEYEKNGGNLKELAKKIRDKGLFVPSMIGLWGCIPRNEEEFQKNLPATRNRMRMASEIGCSHVQAIPNEVGENYDLRFVSSCYRRLLEIGLKDYNLIPSLVFVNLFPLKTMGQATAVVLDANHPKAKIIPDVFHMYITHGGFEGLKLVKGDLFAIFQFNDAPKGMKIEEMQDKHRVYPGDGILPLPQILKDLKATGFEGCISLELYNEEYHKQDLLQVAKTGLQKTLAVIQKAGV